AAGCAGTTCATCCCGGCGCGGCGCAACGACCGGATCGGGATCGTCGCCTTCGCGCGATACGCCTACACCATGTCCCCGCTCACGCTCGACCACGACCTGCTCCTGGAGATCGTCGACCGGCTGAAGATCGTCCCGCGCGGGGGGGAGGAGGACCGGACCGCGATCGGCTCCGCCATCATCGCCGCCGTCGCGCGACTGAAGGATTCGGAGGCGAAATCCAAGGTCGTCATCCTCCTGACCGACGGGGTGAACAACATCGGCGAGATCGGCCCCGAGAGCGCGGCGGAGATCGCCAAGAGCCTAAAGATAAAAATCTACACCATCGGCGCGGGCACGAAGGGGCTCGCCCCCTACCCGGTCTCGGTGATGGGGCGGGTCGTCTTCGAACGCGCCCCGACCGACATCGACGAGGAGACGTTGCGCATGATCGCGCGGACGACCGGCGGGCAGTACCACCGGGCGCAGGACGAAGAGGCGCTCCGGCGGATCTACGACCGGATCAACGCGATGGAGAAGGTTCAGATCGAAGAGGACCGTTTCTCCGAGCATCGCGAACTGTTCCCGTTCCTCCTGATCCCGGCGTTCGTCCTCCTCTTCGCGGAGGCGGCGGCAGGCGCGACGGTGTTGCGGAGGCTGCCCTGATATGCAGTGGGGAAACGCGTCGTTCCTGCATCTGCTCTGCTGGTGGCGGCCTTCGCCCTGTTCCTGAAATGGGCCGCGGGTCGTCGGCGCAGGGCGCTGGAGAGATTCGCCGAGCCGGCGCTCGCCCCCGCCCTCGTCATCGGCCTGAGCGGCCGGCGGCGCAAGGCGCGGGCGCTCCTTTTGACGGCCGCCCTCGCCCTCATCGCGGTCTCCCTCGCCCAGCCCAAGTGGGGCTACCATTGGCGGCGGGTGACGCGGGAGGGGATCGATATCGTCATCGCCATGGACACCTCCAAGAGCATGCTCGCCGCGGACGTGAAGCCGGACCGCCTCACCCGGGCCAGGATGGAGGTGAGCGAGCTGTTGGACCGCCT
This region of Chlamydiota bacterium genomic DNA includes:
- a CDS encoding VWA domain-containing protein; this encodes MRFQSPLLLLLLLAIPPAAWLRLRRRPPAVNFPAFNALREALPAGRIRLSRLPLILRCLAAACIVLALARPVQGVGRARVFAEGIDIVLALDLSSSMDARDMTGDLRVNRLDAVKEVVKQFIPARRNDRIGIVAFARYAYTMSPLTLDHDLLLEIVDRLKIVPRGGEEDRTAIGSAIIAAVARLKDSEAKSKVVILLTDGVNNIGEIGPESAAEIAKSLKIKIYTIGAGTKGLAPYPVSVMGRVVFERAPTDIDEETLRMIARTTGGQYHRAQDEEALRRIYDRINAMEKVQIEEDRFSEHRELFPFLLIPAFVLLFAEAAAGATVLRRLP